A portion of the Acidisarcina polymorpha genome contains these proteins:
- a CDS encoding TonB-dependent receptor: MKVNLLRVVVGLVLVAGAFSSSLAQFSGSITGEVTDPSGSVVPGAKLTLTKTDTGEVHTATSSSAGIYQFVSLAPGPYRLDTEASGFAASQSSFSLQTGQTLNVPVKLTVGTATQSIEVTTQTPILDTADTRLQETLSTQTLSSLPLAGRNMVSLVTLVPGVTGLGVTSNGSPGSGRDNYSTETQVDASANGQGAVGNMYVVDGLDVTSSIRAGVLNMTPNPDSIQETSIQTNTYNVDYGRASSIQMTMTTKSGTNQYHGNVSDYFTYQNWLARTEFTQNYPPFHSNNISATIGGPIFPRKNWGYFFFAIEPLRASAAVTNSTTFEDPAFTAFAKTNFPGTIGTQILTNYPVSRVSNITVSSTASNLFPTTCGTAATSFLPCGTPMVDTGNFSSSSYRNGMQYNIRADKDFANDRLYGNFYRTTLNSNGINPRIAFDTTNTYSQYALQINETHTFNPTTLNEAAFAVMRVEGIQPATGLFTVPVVNVTSIGANFGAGFAQGDFIQHNYHWRDVLTHTVKSHVIKAGYEGLFADDVEVFNGPYDQPTFQFNSLLDLAQDNVYTETGLAYDPLAGARSQYNWNAAGITNGLFVEDTWKISSRLTANFGLRWDDFGNPYSRSPTTAFSNFYIGAGQTQQEQIANGVLIRHNHALNRAITDVFSPRGGIAWDVTGDGKWLVKGGAGFFHNWPTLANLQEEYRGNPPGDIFPTFYSTTGPAPIFGFGTSNTKPYNFPAPSIGAYTLNEKGGINGLQFNIGAINPNLVSPVTYTYSAALERALGSHYTAGIAYSGANGRSLLSGGGQVYNVSYGQDINSLQGDLIQNQRTSPTRLNTSFGQVQYTNNDRVSNYNALILSARARYSKAFFNVSYTHSVSKDDTQVYPSYIDVHQWYGPSIWDVPNRFSGVGNYEFPGYNHGEGILGRVATGWQLSGTVILQSGTPFNVSTNAPFAPNATFTGYASGSGDYNADGDNNDYPDVASYHYSTSRQSYRHGLFAAGQFPQPAYGSEGNEKYNSFREPGFAQWDAAVLKDTPINERVRFQFRFEFYNLFNRANLNAVDTNLPDGNFGQATGQYTPRYFQIGGNLIF, translated from the coding sequence ATGAAAGTCAATCTGTTGCGCGTAGTTGTTGGGCTCGTGCTGGTAGCGGGAGCCTTCTCCAGTTCTCTCGCCCAGTTTAGCGGCAGTATCACGGGCGAGGTCACCGACCCAAGTGGCTCAGTCGTTCCGGGCGCTAAGCTCACCCTGACCAAGACGGATACCGGCGAGGTACACACGGCGACATCGAGTTCCGCCGGCATCTATCAATTCGTCAGCCTTGCGCCGGGACCATACCGGCTCGACACCGAGGCGAGCGGCTTTGCCGCTTCACAAAGTTCGTTTTCTCTGCAGACGGGCCAGACACTGAACGTGCCCGTGAAGCTGACGGTCGGCACCGCGACGCAATCGATCGAGGTGACCACGCAGACGCCGATCCTGGATACGGCCGACACCCGATTACAGGAGACACTGTCGACGCAGACGCTTTCGAGCCTCCCCCTGGCGGGCAGAAACATGGTGTCGCTCGTCACCCTGGTGCCGGGGGTGACCGGTCTCGGAGTGACGTCCAACGGCAGCCCCGGGTCTGGCCGCGACAACTACTCGACTGAAACGCAAGTCGATGCAAGCGCCAATGGGCAGGGCGCGGTTGGCAATATGTATGTGGTCGATGGCCTCGACGTCACAAGTTCGATTCGCGCCGGCGTCTTGAACATGACTCCGAACCCCGACTCCATCCAGGAGACCAGCATCCAGACCAACACCTACAACGTCGATTATGGACGGGCAAGCTCGATCCAGATGACGATGACGACCAAGTCGGGCACCAATCAGTACCACGGGAACGTCAGCGACTACTTCACCTACCAGAATTGGCTCGCCAGGACGGAGTTCACCCAGAACTATCCGCCCTTTCACAGCAACAATATCTCGGCAACCATCGGCGGTCCGATCTTCCCCAGGAAGAATTGGGGATATTTCTTCTTCGCCATCGAACCGCTGCGCGCTTCCGCGGCTGTGACCAATAGCACAACCTTCGAGGACCCTGCCTTTACCGCCTTTGCCAAGACAAACTTTCCTGGAACCATCGGTACGCAGATCCTCACCAACTATCCCGTAAGCCGTGTATCGAATATCACGGTGAGTTCCACGGCGTCGAACCTCTTCCCGACCACCTGCGGCACTGCCGCGACGAGCTTCCTTCCCTGCGGGACGCCGATGGTCGATACCGGCAACTTCTCGTCCAGCTCGTATCGCAACGGCATGCAATACAACATTCGCGCCGACAAGGATTTCGCCAACGACCGTCTCTACGGAAACTTCTATCGGACGACGCTCAACAGCAACGGCATCAATCCGCGCATTGCGTTCGATACCACCAACACCTACTCTCAATATGCCTTACAGATCAACGAAACCCACACCTTCAATCCAACTACGCTGAATGAAGCGGCCTTCGCGGTGATGAGGGTGGAGGGCATTCAACCGGCTACAGGGCTATTTACTGTTCCGGTAGTGAACGTGACCAGCATCGGCGCCAACTTTGGCGCGGGATTTGCGCAAGGCGACTTCATCCAGCATAACTACCACTGGCGCGATGTGCTGACCCATACCGTCAAGTCGCACGTCATCAAGGCCGGGTATGAAGGTCTCTTCGCGGATGACGTTGAGGTCTTCAACGGTCCTTACGATCAGCCGACATTCCAGTTCAACAGCCTGCTCGACCTCGCGCAGGATAACGTTTACACCGAAACGGGTCTGGCCTACGACCCGCTGGCCGGGGCGCGTTCTCAATACAACTGGAACGCCGCGGGAATCACCAACGGACTCTTCGTCGAAGATACCTGGAAGATCTCCTCGCGGCTGACGGCCAACTTTGGCCTGCGCTGGGACGATTTCGGCAATCCATACTCCCGCAGCCCAACCACCGCCTTCTCGAACTTTTACATCGGCGCCGGCCAGACGCAGCAAGAGCAGATCGCGAACGGCGTGCTGATCCGGCATAATCACGCGCTCAACCGGGCCATCACCGATGTATTCAGTCCGCGTGGCGGCATCGCGTGGGATGTGACTGGCGATGGAAAATGGCTGGTGAAGGGTGGAGCAGGGTTCTTCCACAACTGGCCGACGCTGGCGAATCTACAGGAAGAGTATCGCGGCAACCCACCCGGAGACATCTTCCCCACCTTCTATTCCACGACCGGCCCTGCGCCAATCTTCGGATTCGGTACTTCGAATACAAAGCCGTATAATTTCCCCGCTCCTTCAATCGGTGCTTACACGCTAAACGAGAAGGGCGGCATCAATGGACTGCAGTTCAACATCGGGGCCATCAACCCGAACCTGGTTTCCCCGGTAACCTACACTTATTCCGCCGCGCTCGAGAGGGCTCTGGGTTCGCATTACACCGCCGGCATCGCCTACTCCGGCGCCAACGGCAGAAGCCTGCTTTCTGGCGGCGGCCAGGTCTATAACGTAAGTTACGGTCAGGACATCAACTCCTTGCAAGGCGACCTGATCCAGAACCAAAGGACCAGCCCCACTCGTCTGAATACGAGCTTTGGGCAGGTGCAGTACACGAATAACGATCGAGTCTCAAACTACAACGCGCTGATCCTGTCCGCGCGCGCTCGCTATTCAAAGGCGTTCTTCAACGTCTCATACACCCACTCGGTATCGAAAGACGATACCCAGGTGTACCCCAGCTATATCGATGTCCACCAATGGTATGGGCCCTCTATCTGGGACGTTCCCAACCGCTTCTCCGGAGTCGGCAACTATGAATTTCCGGGATATAACCACGGTGAGGGAATTCTCGGGCGAGTGGCTACCGGCTGGCAGCTCAGTGGGACCGTTATCCTGCAATCGGGAACACCGTTCAACGTGTCCACCAATGCCCCATTCGCACCCAACGCCACCTTCACTGGATACGCTTCCGGAAGCGGCGACTACAACGCGGATGGTGACAACAACGATTACCCGGATGTGGCAAGCTACCATTACAGCACCAGCCGGCAGAGCTATCGTCACGGGTTATTTGCCGCAGGCCAATTTCCCCAGCCCGCCTATGGATCTGAGGGCAACGAAAAATACAACTCGTTCCGGGAACCGGGATTTGCCCAATGGGACGCGGCGGTGCTGAAGGATACCCCAATCAACGAGCGGGTAAGGTTCCAATTCCGCTTTGAGTTTTACAACCTGTTCAATCGCGCCAATCTGAATGCCGTTGACACCAACCTGCCCGACGGAAACTTCGGTCAGGCTACCGGTCAATACACTCCGAGATACTTCCAGATCGGGGGTAACCTCATCTTTTGA
- a CDS encoding tetratricopeptide repeat protein: MSLAKYILASIMTGFLSAGVAVLGQIAPSNDAAAIQALQSGQFEKAIEMADAALTQDAHDCRMLTIRALALRNSGKRAEGLQSFKLATSVCPSFLPALKGLAETQYAEHSSDAPATLERILELDPDNETSHAMLAVLYARSGDCSAAISHFSKAQKLVASNPAAMSQFGSCLIATGDSERAKPILETVLEKRNSRGDRLLYAYACWQAKDYTAASAALNPLLQSPTPDPEAMSLAARIAESSGDTPRAVALLQQAITAKPDDAQNYLIFAEISFNHASYKVGVDMLNAGLQRLPQNARLYVARGVLEVQQGALEDAMTDFRKAHQLDPSQSLAGDAIGIMLDQRHQTADSLAAYAQQARAHPDDALVQYLYAEALSQSSAEGSVPNDTAALAAARRAVKLEPDYQPALDLLCQLEFRAGNINASLEIAQKAIARNPEDETAIYQEMMAYRRLGKKHEVDELVAKMKQVKEHQRDARTNYQLQEVTSPE, encoded by the coding sequence TTGAGTTTGGCGAAGTACATTCTCGCGAGCATCATGACCGGATTCTTATCAGCTGGAGTCGCAGTCCTCGGCCAGATCGCGCCTTCCAACGACGCTGCGGCGATCCAGGCGCTGCAAAGCGGGCAGTTTGAGAAAGCGATCGAGATGGCTGATGCTGCCCTCACCCAAGACGCCCACGACTGCCGTATGTTGACCATCCGTGCGCTGGCGTTGAGAAACTCGGGAAAACGAGCGGAGGGTCTTCAATCTTTCAAGCTAGCTACATCCGTCTGCCCTTCATTTCTCCCAGCATTGAAAGGCCTCGCCGAGACGCAATATGCCGAGCACTCATCCGACGCCCCAGCCACATTGGAGAGGATACTCGAGCTCGACCCCGACAACGAGACGAGCCACGCGATGCTGGCAGTGCTCTATGCCCGATCGGGAGATTGCTCCGCCGCAATCTCTCATTTTTCTAAGGCGCAGAAACTGGTCGCTTCGAACCCTGCCGCAATGAGCCAGTTTGGAAGCTGCCTGATTGCGACCGGAGATAGCGAGCGCGCAAAGCCGATCTTAGAGACCGTGCTGGAAAAGAGGAACTCGCGAGGAGACCGCCTCTTGTACGCCTATGCGTGTTGGCAGGCGAAAGACTATACGGCGGCCTCGGCTGCACTTAATCCCCTGCTTCAAAGCCCCACGCCCGACCCGGAAGCGATGAGCCTTGCCGCTCGCATCGCCGAGTCCTCCGGAGATACTCCCCGGGCGGTCGCCCTTTTGCAGCAGGCCATCACGGCAAAGCCGGACGATGCCCAAAACTATCTCATCTTCGCGGAAATATCTTTCAACCACGCATCCTACAAAGTAGGTGTGGACATGCTGAACGCTGGACTGCAGAGGCTGCCGCAGAATGCGCGGCTCTACGTGGCGCGAGGTGTTCTTGAGGTTCAGCAGGGCGCCTTGGAAGATGCGATGACCGACTTTCGCAAGGCCCATCAGCTCGATCCAAGCCAATCGCTTGCCGGAGATGCCATCGGTATCATGCTCGATCAGCGCCATCAAACGGCTGACTCACTCGCCGCCTACGCGCAGCAAGCGAGGGCGCATCCCGATGACGCTCTCGTGCAGTACCTCTATGCCGAAGCGCTCAGCCAGTCGAGCGCGGAAGGCTCGGTGCCGAACGACACCGCCGCCCTCGCGGCCGCGCGCCGTGCCGTCAAGCTGGAGCCCGACTATCAGCCGGCACTCGATCTGCTCTGCCAGCTCGAGTTTCGCGCCGGCAACATTAATGCTTCTTTGGAGATCGCGCAGAAAGCAATTGCGCGTAACCCCGAAGACGAGACCGCAATCTACCAGGAGATGATGGCCTACCGGCGCCTCGGTAAGAAGCACGAGGTGGATGAGCTGGTCGCCAAAATGAAGCAGGTCAAGGAACATCAACGAGACGCGAGAACGAACTACCAGCTCCAGGAAGTTACCAGCCCGGAGTAG
- a CDS encoding glycoside hydrolase family 127 protein — protein sequence MKTSFTSVSRRKFLAGTSGLAIGTMLGSSATRAMAAVLDDPQATQLASAQWKDKAPFDLSKSPYAKLKPVPVSAVVIQEGFWSKRRATNINSSIPSMHVELIQHGRMDNFLRLEGKSDAPQRGPVYSDSDMYKWIEAVGFVLQSGDQPKLREIAHTDIKEIVAAQEPSGYLNTYFVQANAKDRMQWQIQTTGHELYCLGHMLQGAIAYYRATGDPTLLEAGMRMVDNFLLPNYGPGKNQKPIVAGHPEIEMSLIELYRTTGNQKYLDLAGYILQGDTREPLTPRQITYMYCGIPFTSRTRLEGHAVRAMYACCGATDYYLETGDPAYLKTLEALSVDLVEHQLYVNGGVGARSEGEAFGDAYELPNARAYGESCAAIGNMMWNARMLAGTGKAIHADVIERALYNGINSGMSLDGTTYCYRNPLAYDPVADAGDRHTPSGKIRNPWYDTTCCPPNLERTFASLPAYFFSTAPDGIYVHLYDNSELRWKLDSGNAISITQTTRYPWEGNVAMRVSPAHPEEFTLHTRIPAWSRHTTVKVNGKPTGTPAAGEYLALRRTWAANDQVEIAFDMTTQVVHANPAVADDTGRITLQRGPIIFCMEQLDQAEQAPERFPFMTAKLAAETTSKYEPNLLDGVVSLEHPGTIEESSSASALYSTGPVKRTTSNTSFKLIPYYAWANRAPSSMQVWIPYVES from the coding sequence ATGAAAACCTCATTCACGAGCGTCAGCCGCCGCAAGTTCCTCGCCGGAACCAGCGGCTTGGCGATAGGAACGATGCTTGGTAGTTCGGCCACGCGTGCTATGGCTGCCGTTCTCGATGACCCGCAAGCCACCCAGCTCGCTTCCGCACAGTGGAAAGACAAAGCCCCATTCGATCTTTCCAAATCACCATATGCCAAGCTGAAGCCGGTGCCGGTCAGTGCGGTCGTGATCCAGGAAGGCTTCTGGTCGAAACGCCGCGCGACCAATATCAACTCCAGCATTCCGAGCATGCATGTCGAGCTGATCCAGCATGGCCGCATGGATAACTTTCTTCGCCTCGAAGGCAAATCCGACGCGCCGCAGCGTGGCCCGGTCTACTCCGATTCCGATATGTACAAGTGGATCGAGGCAGTCGGTTTTGTGCTGCAGTCAGGAGATCAGCCGAAGCTTCGCGAGATTGCACACACTGACATCAAGGAGATTGTCGCCGCCCAGGAGCCTAGCGGTTATCTGAATACATACTTCGTGCAGGCCAATGCCAAAGACCGCATGCAATGGCAGATCCAGACCACGGGCCATGAACTCTACTGCCTCGGTCATATGCTGCAAGGGGCGATTGCCTATTACCGCGCCACCGGCGATCCAACTCTGCTCGAAGCCGGCATGCGCATGGTCGACAACTTCCTGCTGCCAAACTATGGACCCGGCAAGAACCAGAAGCCGATCGTCGCGGGTCATCCCGAGATCGAGATGTCACTGATCGAGCTCTACCGTACAACGGGAAATCAAAAATACCTTGACCTGGCTGGATACATTCTTCAAGGCGACACCCGCGAGCCGCTCACGCCGAGGCAGATAACCTATATGTACTGCGGCATTCCCTTCACCTCGCGAACCAGGCTCGAGGGACACGCGGTGCGCGCGATGTATGCCTGCTGCGGAGCGACAGACTACTACCTCGAGACCGGCGACCCAGCCTACCTGAAGACGCTCGAAGCGCTCTCGGTAGATTTGGTCGAGCATCAACTGTATGTCAACGGCGGCGTTGGAGCACGAAGTGAAGGTGAGGCCTTCGGCGATGCCTATGAGCTGCCCAACGCGCGCGCCTACGGCGAAAGCTGCGCCGCTATTGGAAACATGATGTGGAATGCCAGGATGCTCGCCGGGACTGGCAAGGCCATCCACGCCGACGTGATCGAGCGCGCGCTCTACAACGGCATCAACTCCGGCATGTCCCTCGACGGCACCACCTACTGCTACCGCAATCCGCTCGCTTATGATCCGGTGGCCGATGCCGGCGACCGTCACACCCCGAGCGGAAAGATTCGCAACCCATGGTATGACACGACCTGCTGCCCGCCGAACCTTGAACGCACCTTCGCGAGCCTGCCGGCTTACTTCTTCAGCACCGCGCCTGACGGCATCTACGTTCACCTCTACGACAACTCCGAACTGCGCTGGAAGCTCGACAGCGGTAACGCGATCTCGATCACACAGACCACGCGCTATCCGTGGGAGGGCAATGTGGCCATGCGCGTCTCACCGGCACATCCGGAAGAGTTCACGCTCCACACTCGCATCCCCGCATGGAGCCGGCACACTACCGTGAAGGTCAACGGCAAACCAACAGGCACTCCGGCTGCAGGTGAATATCTCGCGCTGCGCCGCACCTGGGCCGCCAACGACCAGGTCGAGATCGCCTTCGATATGACGACGCAAGTCGTTCACGCCAACCCCGCCGTTGCCGACGACACCGGCCGCATTACTTTACAGCGCGGCCCGATCATCTTCTGCATGGAACAACTCGATCAGGCCGAGCAGGCGCCGGAGAGGTTTCCGTTCATGACGGCAAAGCTTGCAGCTGAAACCACTTCAAAGTACGAGCCAAATCTGCTCGACGGGGTCGTGAGCCTCGAGCATCCCGGAACCATCGAGGAATCCAGCTCGGCTTCAGCGCTCTACAGCACCGGCCCGGTGAAGAGGACTACGAGCAACACGTCGTTCAAACTGATTCCTTATTACGCGTGGGCCAACCGCGCGCCGTCGTCCATGCAGGTGTGGATACCCTATGTCGAAAGCTAA
- a CDS encoding beta-L-arabinofuranosidase domain-containing protein — MKRSRRQFLKAGAAAGSAAVLSRTVRSFAQLPAKDVVAPEISQFDYADVQLLDGPMLTQFNQNHAFFLALDDDRLLKPFRQKAGLPAPGEDMGGWYNFSPDFDPPKNMTGYIPGHTFGQYLSGLSRAYAVTGSKPTQEKVQRLVRGFSEAVTPKFYEGYCLPAYTFDKMNCGLIDAHEFAGDPQALAVLNHATDAVLPFLPDRALNRAEQAARPHPNIAWTWDETYTLPENLYLAYKRGAGDRYRDLAARYLQDRDYFDPLSRGENVLPGQHAYSHVNALCSAFQCYLTTGSEKHLHAARNGFDFVLTTQSFATGGWGPDETFRKPDSGDLGASLTKTHSSFETPCGAYGHFKISRYLLRSSGDSRYGDSMERVLYNTILGALPIQEDGQSFYYSDYNDSGSKFFHQDKWPCCSGTFPQITADYGISSYFRSSRAVYVNLYVPSKLSWKQGGANCVLTQQTQYPLIPETSMDLKLDRPETFAMMLRIPAWAGPKTRVMVNGKAVQAGLEPGKFMAVSRTWKSGDRIEIQFDMPTRLEAVDPQHPNTVALVHGPLVLFARTDAPLKSTRAEMLAVQQRSPGSDIWTVGETQFSPFSSIGREKYRLYHDIS; from the coding sequence GTGAAAAGATCTCGCAGGCAGTTTCTGAAAGCCGGAGCGGCGGCAGGCTCCGCCGCAGTTCTCAGTCGCACCGTTCGTTCTTTCGCTCAACTACCGGCAAAGGACGTGGTGGCGCCGGAGATCTCGCAGTTCGACTACGCCGACGTTCAGTTGCTCGACGGCCCGATGCTCACGCAGTTCAATCAGAACCATGCCTTCTTCCTCGCGCTCGATGACGATCGCCTGCTGAAGCCCTTTCGTCAGAAGGCCGGACTGCCCGCGCCGGGCGAAGACATGGGCGGCTGGTATAACTTTTCGCCCGACTTCGATCCACCAAAGAACATGACCGGTTATATTCCCGGCCATACCTTCGGGCAGTATCTCTCCGGACTCTCGCGTGCCTACGCCGTCACCGGTTCCAAGCCGACGCAGGAGAAGGTGCAGCGCCTGGTGCGCGGTTTTTCAGAAGCTGTCACGCCCAAATTTTATGAGGGCTATTGCCTTCCCGCTTACACTTTCGACAAGATGAATTGCGGTCTGATCGACGCGCATGAATTTGCCGGTGACCCGCAAGCCCTCGCAGTGCTGAATCACGCCACGGATGCAGTGCTGCCGTTTCTGCCGGACCGGGCGCTGAACCGGGCAGAGCAAGCTGCGAGGCCGCATCCGAACATTGCTTGGACGTGGGACGAGACTTATACATTGCCAGAAAATCTTTACCTCGCCTATAAGCGAGGCGCCGGAGACCGTTACCGCGATCTCGCAGCGCGTTATCTGCAGGACCGCGACTACTTCGATCCACTCTCGCGGGGGGAAAACGTACTTCCCGGCCAGCACGCCTACAGTCATGTGAATGCGCTCTGCTCTGCCTTTCAGTGCTACCTCACGACAGGAAGCGAAAAGCACTTACACGCCGCGCGGAATGGCTTTGACTTTGTACTGACCACGCAGAGCTTCGCGACCGGCGGCTGGGGCCCGGATGAGACCTTCCGCAAACCGGACAGCGGCGATTTGGGCGCAAGCCTCACTAAGACCCATTCGAGCTTTGAGACGCCCTGCGGCGCCTACGGCCACTTCAAGATTTCTCGCTACTTGTTGCGCTCCTCCGGTGACAGCCGCTACGGCGACAGCATGGAGAGGGTGCTTTATAACACCATTCTTGGCGCACTGCCGATTCAGGAGGATGGGCAAAGCTTCTACTACTCCGACTACAACGACTCCGGCAGCAAATTCTTCCACCAGGATAAGTGGCCATGCTGCTCCGGGACGTTTCCGCAGATCACCGCCGACTACGGCATCAGCTCCTACTTCCGCAGTTCGCGAGCTGTCTATGTGAACCTTTATGTGCCATCGAAGCTCAGCTGGAAACAGGGTGGAGCGAACTGCGTTCTCACCCAGCAAACCCAGTATCCACTGATACCCGAGACGAGCATGGATCTGAAACTGGATCGGCCCGAAACCTTTGCGATGATGCTGCGCATCCCCGCGTGGGCCGGCCCGAAAACGCGCGTGATGGTGAACGGAAAAGCCGTGCAAGCCGGACTAGAACCAGGAAAGTTCATGGCTGTCTCGCGTACCTGGAAGAGCGGAGACCGCATCGAGATCCAGTTCGACATGCCCACGCGGCTGGAGGCCGTCGATCCTCAACACCCGAACACCGTGGCCCTTGTGCATGGGCCGCTGGTGCTCTTCGCGCGGACGGATGCTCCGCTGAAATCGACGCGCGCCGAGATGCTGGCCGTACAACAACGATCGCCGGGGTCAGATATTTGGACGGTAGGTGAGACTCAATTCAGCCCCTTCTCGTCTATCGGGCGGGAGAAATATCGTCTCTATCACGACATCTCCTGA